In Deferribacterota bacterium, the following are encoded in one genomic region:
- the hemW gene encoding radical SAM family heme chaperone HemW — MAGLYIHIPFCRKKCPYCDFISFSKYNENIINTYLSRLLLEIDYRLDNDFIDTIYIGGGTPSVIPLKIFQNFLANLQKKIGNNIVEFTAEVNPESFSKELLFLLIDYGVNRISMGVQSFEDDVLIFLGRLHSSRIAKKNIELIDKFFGLNRLNIDLMYNIPLVPPGKIFSTFKLTAMYNIPHISAYSYSVNNNYLDYFSDSFSEQMNNIIALLVKNNYEQYEISNFCKNSAISVHNIKYWLMDDYIGVGVGAHSMINCDGKRIRIANTGNLYKYMEDPINNKSIDVIKGSEMLKEDIIFGLRYLRGLNIEHYSKQSTFKPILCKIMNLVKEGYINYNKNNIKLSYKGILYNNYCSYKLWE, encoded by the coding sequence ATGGCAGGTCTATATATACATATACCTTTCTGTAGAAAAAAATGTCCCTATTGCGATTTTATCTCTTTTTCTAAATACAATGAAAATATTATTAACACTTATCTATCAAGACTTCTATTAGAGATAGATTATAGGCTTGATAATGATTTTATTGATACAATATATATTGGCGGTGGAACTCCATCAGTTATACCACTTAAAATTTTTCAAAATTTCTTAGCTAATCTTCAAAAAAAAATAGGTAACAATATTGTGGAGTTTACAGCCGAAGTAAACCCAGAATCTTTTAGTAAGGAACTATTATTTTTATTAATTGATTATGGGGTTAATAGGATAAGTATGGGGGTACAAAGCTTTGAAGATGATGTATTAATTTTTTTAGGGAGATTGCATAGCTCAAGGATAGCAAAAAAAAATATAGAGCTAATAGATAAATTTTTTGGACTAAATAGGCTAAATATTGATTTAATGTATAATATACCCCTAGTTCCTCCTGGTAAAATTTTTTCTACTTTTAAATTAACTGCTATGTATAATATCCCTCATATCTCTGCTTATAGCTATAGTGTTAATAATAATTATTTAGATTATTTTAGTGATTCTTTCAGTGAACAAATGAATAATATTATAGCACTCTTGGTTAAAAATAATTATGAGCAATATGAGATTTCAAATTTCTGTAAAAATAGCGCAATTAGCGTACACAATATAAAGTATTGGCTAATGGATGATTATATTGGGGTCGGGGTAGGAGCCCACTCAATGATAAATTGTGATGGAAAACGCATTAGAATAGCGAACACTGGCAATCTTTATAAATATATGGAGGATCCTATTAATAATAAATCAATAGATGTTATAAAGGGTAGTGAAATGTTGAAGGAGGATATAATTTTTGGACTTAGATATTTGAGGGGTTTAAACATAGAGCACTATAGTAAGCAGTCAACATTTAAACCTATATTGTGTAAAATCATGAATTTGGTAAAAGAAGGCTATATAAATTATAATAAAAATAATATTAAATTAAGTTACAAAGGAATACTCTATAATAATTATTGTTCTTATAAATTGTGGGAATAA